From the Gemmatimonadaceae bacterium genome, one window contains:
- a CDS encoding IS5 family transposase, with translation MRGSEPHQIALFSVVDLEARIPAGHPLRAMRPVVDRALATLSPTFDQIYADGGRPSIPPEQLLRALLLQVLYTVRSERQLMEQLEYNLLFRWFVGLGIDDAIWDVTVFTKNRERLLIGDVAEGFFAAVLAEAQAAGLLSPEHFTVDGTLIQAWAGQKSFRRDPAKDAAVPKHRRKFLPPDDPRRDPPNDGPRNPTVNFHGERRSNTTHTSTTDPDAQLARKARGREAQLAYQATLLMENRHGLAVASCTSAATGTAERDNAIVLAAGAPYRAVHITVGADKGFDTQACVAELRAVGATPHVAQHVSARHPSAIDPRTTRHPGYAVSQRKRKRIEEIFGWLKTVGLCRQPRFRGLERVGWMVTFATAVYNLVRMRRLLAEATA, from the coding sequence ATGCGTGGAAGCGAGCCGCACCAGATCGCGCTGTTCAGTGTGGTGGACCTCGAGGCCCGGATTCCGGCGGGCCATCCGCTGCGGGCGATGCGCCCGGTGGTAGATCGCGCGTTAGCGACGCTCTCGCCGACGTTTGATCAGATCTACGCCGATGGCGGCCGGCCATCGATTCCGCCCGAGCAGCTCTTGCGGGCGCTGTTGCTCCAGGTCCTCTACACGGTGCGGAGCGAGCGGCAGTTAATGGAGCAGCTCGAGTACAATCTGCTCTTCCGGTGGTTCGTGGGGTTAGGCATCGACGATGCGATCTGGGATGTGACGGTGTTCACGAAGAATCGTGAGCGTCTCTTGATTGGGGATGTCGCCGAGGGGTTCTTCGCGGCGGTGCTGGCGGAAGCGCAGGCGGCGGGCCTTCTCTCGCCGGAGCACTTTACGGTGGACGGCACGCTGATCCAGGCGTGGGCGGGGCAGAAGAGTTTTCGCCGCGACCCGGCGAAAGACGCCGCCGTGCCCAAGCATCGCCGGAAGTTTCTCCCGCCCGATGATCCGCGGCGCGATCCGCCGAATGATGGGCCGCGGAATCCGACGGTGAATTTTCATGGCGAGCGGCGGAGCAACACGACGCACACCTCGACGACCGATCCGGATGCGCAGCTGGCGCGGAAGGCGCGCGGGCGCGAAGCCCAGCTCGCGTATCAGGCGACGCTGCTCATGGAGAATCGGCATGGCTTAGCGGTGGCGAGCTGCACGAGCGCCGCGACCGGAACCGCCGAACGCGACAACGCCATCGTCTTAGCGGCGGGCGCACCCTATCGCGCGGTGCACATCACCGTGGGCGCCGACAAGGGCTTCGATACGCAGGCGTGCGTCGCCGAATTGCGCGCCGTAGGTGCGACGCCGCACGTCGCCCAACACGTGAGCGCGCGTCATCCGAGTGCGATCGACCCCCGGACGACGCGCCATCCGGGCTACGCCGTGAGTCAACGGAAGCGCAAACGAATCGAGGAGATCTTTGGCTGGCTCAAGACCGTCGGGCTCTGCCGGCAGCCGCGCTTCCGCGGGCTCGAGCGCGTGGGCTGGATGGTGACCTTCGCGACCGCGGTCTACAACCTGGTGCGGATGCGCCGGCTCCTCGCGGAGGCGACCGCCTAA
- the cobA gene encoding uroporphyrinogen-III C-methyltransferase, with protein sequence MNAPDPARPPSGFVSLVGAGPGDPGLLTVRARALLGAADAVVYDALVNPRIVRDAAVRPNAELHDVGKRGGAPSARQEEINALLVRLARDGKRVVRLKGGDPFVFGRGSEEAQALAAAGVPFEVVPGVTAGVAAPAYAGIPVTHRGMASAVTFVTGHEDSAKHESDLDWASLARAGGTLVLYMGVKRLPDIVAALTAGGLSADTPAAVIEWGTWPRQRTIRSTLGEIVEAARAAGIGAPSITVIGDVARLRDDIAWFDRRPLHGRRILVTRARAQASELADRLTQLGAEVIEAPAITIAPADPAPLRAALGRLDAYQWVLFTSQNAVEIAWTALRDSGGDARRFAGVRVGAVGQATAGALLGHGIAADVIPPRATAESLGQTLRARADVQGARVLFIKAAGAGDTLPAALRAVHAGVDEVVAYRTVPDASGAEAARRALANGEIDAITFTSASTVRFFLEAVGSPTATGRARVITMGPITSDAARSLGLTVDAEAKASSIAAIVDAVMAVLH encoded by the coding sequence ATGAACGCGCCCGATCCTGCCCGTCCACCGTCCGGATTCGTCTCGCTCGTCGGCGCGGGGCCAGGCGATCCAGGTCTCCTCACGGTTCGCGCGCGTGCGTTGCTCGGGGCCGCGGACGCCGTGGTGTACGACGCGCTCGTGAATCCACGCATCGTGCGCGACGCCGCGGTGCGGCCCAACGCGGAACTGCACGATGTGGGGAAGCGGGGCGGCGCGCCATCGGCGCGTCAGGAAGAAATCAACGCGCTGCTCGTGCGACTCGCTCGCGACGGCAAGCGTGTAGTGCGTCTCAAGGGCGGCGACCCGTTCGTCTTTGGTCGCGGGAGCGAGGAAGCGCAGGCGCTGGCCGCGGCCGGCGTGCCCTTCGAAGTGGTGCCTGGCGTGACCGCTGGTGTTGCTGCGCCGGCGTACGCCGGCATTCCTGTGACGCACCGCGGGATGGCGTCTGCCGTCACGTTCGTGACGGGCCACGAAGATTCGGCGAAGCACGAGAGCGACCTCGATTGGGCGTCGTTGGCGCGCGCGGGCGGCACGCTCGTGCTCTACATGGGTGTCAAGCGGCTGCCCGACATCGTCGCCGCGCTGACAGCCGGTGGGTTGTCGGCGGACACGCCGGCGGCCGTGATCGAATGGGGCACGTGGCCCAGGCAGCGCACCATTCGCAGCACACTCGGCGAGATCGTCGAGGCGGCGCGTGCGGCCGGCATCGGCGCGCCATCGATCACGGTCATCGGCGACGTCGCGCGTCTCCGGGATGACATCGCGTGGTTCGACCGGCGACCGCTGCACGGCCGCCGGATCCTCGTCACGCGGGCGCGCGCGCAGGCGTCGGAGCTCGCCGACCGCCTTACGCAGTTAGGCGCGGAGGTGATCGAGGCGCCGGCCATCACCATTGCCCCCGCGGACCCTGCGCCGCTGCGCGCCGCGTTGGGCCGGCTGGACGCGTATCAATGGGTGCTGTTCACGTCGCAGAACGCGGTCGAGATCGCGTGGACCGCGCTGCGCGACTCGGGCGGCGACGCGCGGCGCTTCGCCGGCGTGCGCGTCGGCGCGGTTGGGCAGGCGACGGCGGGCGCACTGCTCGGTCACGGCATCGCCGCCGACGTGATTCCGCCGCGCGCGACGGCGGAGAGTCTGGGCCAGACGCTGCGCGCGCGCGCCGATGTGCAGGGGGCGCGTGTGCTGTTCATCAAAGCGGCCGGCGCCGGCGACACGTTGCCGGCGGCGCTTCGTGCGGTGCACGCCGGTGTCGACGAGGTCGTCGCCTATCGAACCGTGCCCGATGCTTCGGGCGCCGAGGCCGCTCGGCGCGCGCTGGCGAACGGCGAGATCGACGCGATCACGTTCACATCGGCGTCAACGGTTCGGTTCTTTCTCGAGGCGGTCGGCAGCCCGACGGCGACCGGTCGCGCCCGTGTCATCACGATGGGGCCGATCACGAGCGACGCTGCGCGTTCGCTGGGCCTCACGGTCGACGCCGAGGCGAAGGCATCGAGCATCGCCGCGATCGTCGACGCGGTGATGGCCGTGCTGCACTGA